CCATATTAACAACTTACTAGGATTGTTTCCCATATCGGTGTTCTAAATATATTAATATTACTGAAATATCAGCTGGAGATACCCCAGAAATACGTGATGCCTGGCCAATACTAATCGGCTTAATACTACTTAATTTTTGAATCGCCTCAGTTCTTAGTCCTTTAATATTATTATAATTAATATCTTTAGGTAGTAATTTCTTTTCAAATTTTTTAAATTGTGCTACTTGTTCAAGTTGACTTTGAATATAACCTTCATATTTTGTTAGTATATTAATTTGTTCACCAACATCATACGGTAATTGAGGTCTTTCACTATCCAATTCTTCTAAATCAAAATAATCTAATTCAGGCCTCTGCAATAATTCGTAAAAACTAATTGGCTTTCTTAGTTCAGCTGAATTTAACGAATGTAAAAATTCATTAACTTCTCTTTTATTAGTTACTTTTAAATTTTTTAGTCTGCATAACTCATTTTCAACATTTTTCCTTCTATGTAAAAATCTATTATATCTTTCATCTGTAACTAACCCTACTTTATATCCCATTTCAGTTAATCTGAAATCAGCATTATCTTGCCTTAACAGTAATCTATATTCAGCTCTCGAAGTCATCATTCTATATGGCTCATTAGTACCTTTTGTAACCAAATCATCAATGAGAACACCAATATATGCATCAGAACGTGTTAAAATTAATTGCTCTTCTCCTTTAATTTTCAACGCAGCATTTATACCTGCAACTAATCCTTGAGCACCTGCTTCTTCATATCCTGAACTACCATTAAGCTGCCCTGCACCATATAACCCTTGAACATCTTTAAATTCTAACGTTGGCCTCAATTGAGTTGGATCAATTGAATCATACTCAATTGCATATGCAGTTCTCATCATTTCAACATTCTCTAAGCCTGGTAATGTCCTAAGCATTTTAATTTGTACTTCTTCAGGAAGTGATGATGAAAATCCACCAACATACATTTCTAATGTATCAAGTCCCTCAGGTTCAATAAATATTTGATGTTGTGGCTTATCTGGAAACCTCATTATCTTATCTTCTATAGAAGGACAATACCTAGGACCAACACCTTTAATACTTCCATTATAAATAGGTGACCTATCTATATTTTCAGTAATAATTTTACGTGTTTCTTCATTAGTATAAGTTAGATAGCAAGAAATTTGATCTTTTTCAATATTATCACTCATAAATGAAAAAGGTACTATTTTATCATCTCCATTTTGCTCTATCATTTTTGAAAAATCTACAGATCTTCTATTTATTCTCGCTGGAGTTCCTGTTTTAAATCTTCTTAATAATATTCCTAAATCTAGTAATGATTGAGACAAATCATTTGCTGGGAATAATCCATTAGGTCCACCACTATATGAAACTTCTCCAATTATAATTTTTCCTCTTAAATATGTTCCTGTTGCAAGTATTACTGCTTTACATGCAAAAACAGCTCCATTTTTAGTAATTACACCAGTTACCTTGCCATCCTCTACATTTAGTTCTGTTACTTCAATTTGTCTTATATTAAGATTTTCCTGTTCCTCTAAAATTCTTTTCATTCTATATTGATAGTTTTTCTTATCTGCCTGTGCTCTTAAAGAATGCACTGCTGGTCCCTTAGAAGTATTCAGCATTCTTGATTGAATAAATGTATTATCAATGTTAATTCCCATTTCTCCACCAAGTGCATCAATTTCTCTTACCAAATGACCCTTTGCAGTTCCACCAATATTAGGGTTACAAGGCATCAATGCTATCGAATCTAAATTTATAGTACAAACTAATGTATTAAGTCCCAATCTTGCAGAAGCTAGTGCGGCTTCACACCCTGCATGACCAGCTCCAACAACTATCACATCATAATGCCCACCATCATAATTTACTGCCATTACTTTACCTACTTTCCTACACAAAATTCACTAAAGATTTTATTTAATAAATCTTCCTCTAATTCATCTCCTGTTATTTCACCCAAAGCTTTCATAGCTGCTGTTATGTAAATAGAAATTAGATCAAGATATTCATCAGCATTAACCTTAT
The window above is part of the Clostridium saccharoperbutylacetonicum N1-4(HMT) genome. Proteins encoded here:
- the mnmG gene encoding tRNA uridine-5-carboxymethylaminomethyl(34) synthesis enzyme MnmG, translated to MAVNYDGGHYDVIVVGAGHAGCEAALASARLGLNTLVCTINLDSIALMPCNPNIGGTAKGHLVREIDALGGEMGINIDNTFIQSRMLNTSKGPAVHSLRAQADKKNYQYRMKRILEEQENLNIRQIEVTELNVEDGKVTGVITKNGAVFACKAVILATGTYLRGKIIIGEVSYSGGPNGLFPANDLSQSLLDLGILLRRFKTGTPARINRRSVDFSKMIEQNGDDKIVPFSFMSDNIEKDQISCYLTYTNEETRKIITENIDRSPIYNGSIKGVGPRYCPSIEDKIMRFPDKPQHQIFIEPEGLDTLEMYVGGFSSSLPEEVQIKMLRTLPGLENVEMMRTAYAIEYDSIDPTQLRPTLEFKDVQGLYGAGQLNGSSGYEEAGAQGLVAGINAALKIKGEEQLILTRSDAYIGVLIDDLVTKGTNEPYRMMTSRAEYRLLLRQDNADFRLTEMGYKVGLVTDERYNRFLHRRKNVENELCRLKNLKVTNKREVNEFLHSLNSAELRKPISFYELLQRPELDYFDLEELDSERPQLPYDVGEQINILTKYEGYIQSQLEQVAQFKKFEKKLLPKDINYNNIKGLRTEAIQKLSSIKPISIGQASRISGVSPADISVILIYLEHRYGKQS